A stretch of bacterium DNA encodes these proteins:
- a CDS encoding lamin tail domain-containing protein, whose amino-acid sequence MGNNGHVLRSGQIISVLLLIASFAFMLPGAADAASLTDQVKKRLCDRQDRLAGRLARALINPSLCEDAPNPTPKPTLTFTANPAEIGEGESSTLSWSTTNATSCTASGGWSGGKNTSGSQSVSPDEDTTYTLNCSGAGGSVSKSVTVSVDEEEPLPTPTLDFDANPTNVTAGGTSTLSWDSTNATACVASNGWSGTKSLDGSQVVTVNATTTYTLACGNGVSTSTESVTVNVVAQPSVSVDISADPTTITEGGSSELTWNSENATSCTASNGWSGSKDLDGTADVSPTVTTTYAIECTGPGGTAQDSVTVTVNEAQDAPDVSISANPTSVTPGAGSATSTLTWTTTDADQCLATGGWSGAKALNGNQIVEPNATTTYSLECSNEAGTSTDSVTVNFVPEAEPEPSLDHIIISEVYDQPDVSHGADTANEWIELYNPTNSIVDLSNWTIKDATTNFDRIPAGTTIAAGGFILLTNASTTFSSFWNIPGGTQVVAFESALGSGLNNSSESLFLRDAATTTVDSLSWGANTDGFVSGNGAVDVLPGHSLVRSNLTVDTGTAADWIDDETPSPGVAN is encoded by the coding sequence ATGGGGAATAACGGGCACGTACTGCGGTCAGGTCAGATTATCAGTGTTCTCCTTCTTATCGCTTCGTTCGCATTCATGCTGCCGGGTGCAGCGGATGCGGCATCGCTCACTGATCAGGTGAAGAAGCGATTGTGCGATCGTCAGGATCGTCTTGCGGGCCGTCTTGCCCGCGCGCTTATCAATCCATCGCTCTGCGAGGATGCGCCGAATCCGACACCGAAACCGACACTTACCTTTACGGCGAACCCTGCTGAAATAGGCGAGGGAGAGAGCTCGACGCTCTCGTGGAGTACGACGAATGCGACCAGCTGTACCGCATCGGGCGGATGGAGTGGTGGCAAGAATACGTCGGGCTCTCAGAGTGTTTCGCCGGACGAAGATACGACATATACGCTCAACTGCTCAGGCGCAGGAGGAAGCGTATCTAAGTCGGTAACGGTTTCCGTTGATGAGGAAGAACCGCTTCCGACACCGACTCTCGATTTCGATGCGAATCCGACGAACGTAACCGCGGGTGGTACTTCCACGCTGAGCTGGGATTCAACGAATGCGACGGCGTGTGTTGCATCGAATGGTTGGAGCGGTACGAAATCGCTTGATGGTTCCCAGGTCGTGACGGTGAATGCGACAACGACGTACACGCTTGCATGCGGTAATGGCGTCAGCACGTCGACCGAGAGTGTGACGGTGAATGTCGTCGCGCAACCGAGCGTGAGCGTGGATATCAGTGCTGATCCGACGACCATCACCGAAGGCGGTTCCTCGGAACTTACGTGGAACTCGGAGAATGCGACGAGCTGCACGGCGTCGAATGGATGGAGCGGCTCGAAGGACCTTGATGGCACGGCGGATGTCTCGCCGACGGTAACGACAACCTATGCGATCGAATGCACCGGACCCGGTGGAACGGCACAGGATTCGGTGACGGTTACCGTGAACGAAGCGCAGGACGCTCCGGATGTTTCCATCAGCGCGAACCCGACCAGTGTGACGCCGGGTGCAGGTAGCGCGACTTCCACTCTTACATGGACGACGACTGATGCGGATCAATGTCTTGCAACCGGAGGTTGGAGTGGCGCAAAGGCATTAAATGGAAATCAGATCGTCGAACCGAACGCGACAACTACGTACTCACTTGAGTGCAGCAATGAAGCGGGCACATCGACGGACAGTGTGACGGTGAATTTCGTGCCGGAAGCTGAGCCGGAGCCAAGTCTTGATCACATCATTATTAGTGAAGTGTATGACCAGCCTGATGTATCACATGGAGCAGATACGGCTAACGAATGGATCGAGCTGTATAATCCGACGAATTCAATAGTCGATCTCTCTAATTGGACGATTAAGGATGCAACGACGAATTTCGATCGTATCCCAGCAGGAACGACGATTGCTGCAGGCGGATTCATTCTTCTAACGAACGCATCGACAACCTTCAGTAGTTTCTGGAATATTCCTGGCGGTACGCAGGTTGTTGCCTTCGAGAGTGCGCTCGGTAGCGGCCTTAACAATTCCAGCGAATCGCTCTTCTTGCGGGATGCAGCGACAACTACGGTCGACTCCCTCTCATGGGGAGCAAATACCGATGGGTTCGTTTCAGGCAATGGAGCGGTAGATGTATTGCCGGGACATTCGCTCGTGCGTTCAAATCTTACTGTTGATACAGGAACGGCAGCTGATTGGATCGACGACGAAACTCCTTCTCCTGGAGTGGCAAATTAA
- a CDS encoding aminoacyl-tRNA hydrolase: protein MTWVVIGLGNPDEEYARTRHNAGRMMVQKFAEKHGFSEWKEESRARSFIARGMIGKSIAVAVLPNTYMNKSGLAALHYIKSVKAAEKLVVVYDDLDLPLGTIKISFDRGSGGHKGIDSIAAAVKTKRFVRIRLGISKENKDGVAKKPQGEAEVEKFILGEFKADEMQALKSVFKKAGEALELIVSDGREIAMNKFN from the coding sequence ATGACATGGGTCGTTATCGGCTTAGGAAACCCCGACGAAGAGTACGCGCGTACGCGGCATAACGCCGGACGCATGATGGTGCAGAAATTCGCCGAGAAACACGGCTTCTCCGAGTGGAAAGAGGAGTCACGTGCGAGATCATTCATCGCGCGCGGCATGATCGGTAAGAGTATCGCGGTCGCGGTCCTGCCGAATACCTATATGAATAAGAGCGGACTCGCCGCTCTGCACTATATAAAGAGCGTGAAAGCCGCCGAGAAGCTCGTTGTCGTCTATGACGATCTCGATCTACCGCTCGGAACGATAAAAATCTCCTTCGATCGCGGTTCCGGAGGACATAAAGGGATCGATTCGATCGCTGCTGCCGTGAAGACGAAGCGATTCGTACGAATACGTCTCGGAATCTCAAAGGAGAACAAGGATGGCGTCGCGAAGAAGCCGCAGGGAGAGGCTGAAGTGGAGAAATTCATCCTCGGCGAGTTCAAGGCGGATGAAATGCAGGCGCTGAAGAGCGTTTTCAAGAAAGCAGGGGAGGCGTTGGAGCTGATCGTCAGCGACGGACGCGAGATCGCGATGAATAAGTTCAACTAA
- the lepB gene encoding signal peptidase I, with protein MNDPVMQGNTSPEIRSKNESSPGAFATYVMIALGLALFIRFFIAAPYVVSGASMEPTFDNWDYLITDRLSYRLSDPQRGDVVVFCLPGSGECSLIERLKNRELQAPRTLIKRVIGLPGETVSVSEEGVRISSAENPEGFLLDEPYLSPSNLGGPSGMELKLDTDEYFVMGDNRRVSSDSRIWGVLPKEDILGHVLVRLFPVSSVGVLPGDADYPSQDSGAEDSGQ; from the coding sequence ATGAATGATCCAGTGATGCAGGGAAACACATCACCGGAGATCCGAAGCAAGAACGAATCATCACCAGGAGCATTTGCGACCTACGTGATGATCGCTCTCGGCCTCGCGCTCTTCATCCGCTTCTTTATCGCAGCGCCGTATGTCGTTTCGGGCGCTTCGATGGAACCCACCTTTGATAATTGGGACTATCTCATCACCGACCGCCTCTCGTATCGCCTCAGCGATCCGCAGCGCGGCGATGTCGTCGTCTTCTGCCTCCCCGGAAGCGGCGAATGCTCGCTTATAGAACGTCTCAAGAACCGCGAATTGCAGGCACCGCGCACGCTCATCAAGCGCGTGATCGGTCTTCCGGGAGAAACGGTCTCCGTTTCCGAAGAAGGCGTACGTATCTCGAGCGCAGAGAACCCTGAAGGCTTCCTTCTCGACGAACCATACCTCTCTCCGAGCAATCTCGGCGGTCCATCCGGCATGGAATTGAAGCTCGATACCGATGAATACTTCGTCATGGGAGACAACCGCCGCGTCTCATCTGATTCCCGCATCTGGGGAGTACTGCCGAAGGAGGACATCCTCGGTCACGTGCTCGTCCGTCTCTTCCCGGTCTCATCCGTCGGCGTGTTGCCGGGGGACGCGGACTATCCTTCTCAAGATTCTGGCGCAGAGGATTCGGGGCAATAA
- a CDS encoding 30S ribosomal protein S21 yields MINAEVQKTGAESALSVIRKFSRRVQGTGLIQTVRKRRYYERDMSKTVSKKRALKRIQRHQSRQELIKEGKLVEEVRRGRRPATGSMSRENAQAPAPAAGRSSGLGENTPIAR; encoded by the coding sequence ATGATAAACGCAGAAGTACAGAAGACCGGTGCCGAGAGCGCCCTTTCGGTCATCCGAAAGTTCTCCCGCCGCGTCCAGGGTACGGGCCTCATCCAGACCGTCCGCAAGCGCCGTTACTACGAGCGCGATATGTCCAAGACCGTTTCCAAGAAGCGCGCACTCAAGCGTATCCAGCGTCACCAGAGTCGCCAGGAACTCATCAAGGAGGGCAAGCTCGTCGAAGAAGTCCGCCGCGGCCGTCGTCCGGCGACCGGCTCGATGAGCCGCGAGAATGCTCAGGCTCCGGCACCTGCAGCCGGCCGCTCGTCCGGGTTGGGCGAAAACACCCCGATCGCACGTTAG
- the ybeY gene encoding rRNA maturation RNase YbeY, with translation MSQSPHIDIKRTVRDSVRLPFEAMAKVILPAGYQLSLVICGDDLAQRMNATYRKKTYKPNVLSFPISKYEGEIFLNVRKAEREARAMKVSRDWRLAHLFIHGCAHLTGHDHSDKMDALETKVLKKFGFKGIPQ, from the coding sequence ATGAGCCAATCTCCCCATATCGATATCAAACGCACGGTACGTGATTCCGTGCGACTTCCATTTGAAGCCATGGCCAAGGTCATCCTCCCCGCCGGTTACCAGCTTTCCCTCGTCATCTGCGGCGACGATCTCGCGCAGCGCATGAACGCCACCTACCGCAAGAAAACCTACAAGCCGAACGTCCTTTCCTTCCCTATTTCGAAATATGAAGGCGAGATCTTCCTCAATGTCCGCAAAGCCGAGCGCGAAGCGCGTGCCATGAAGGTCTCCCGCGACTGGCGCTTGGCCCACCTCTTCATCCACGGCTGCGCACACCTCACCGGCCACGACCATAGCGACAAGATGGATGCTTTGGAGACCAAGGTCCTGAAAAAGTTCGGTTTCAAGGGGATTCCACAGTAA
- the ftsZ gene encoding cell division protein FtsZ yields MAKQVRPEVESFARIRVVGVGGSGGNTINHMVSSHVVGVDFLAVNTDAQDLQKSKAKRKIHIGRNLTRGLGTGMDPDLGKQAAEETREEIQEALKGSDMVFVTCGMGGGTGTGAAPAVAKIARELGALTVGVVTKPFSFEGAQRMRLADNGIMELRKSVDAIIIIPNDKLMQIVSRETGIKNAFQMCDDILKQAVEGISDLITTTGIINVDFADVRTIMHNAGSALMGIGTAIGEKRAETAARLAINSPLLEVSINGAKGVLFSVAGGDDLSMLEVQEAANVITEAIDPEAKVIFGAVTDENLKKGQVKVTVIATGFPESLGGGKVGYPTTPIAVPQRLSRKEPEMTPIRKMEPSPIIEKSVVPPSREKKEESPIIKRDEKKDEAPKEPPRPQEIQPIQGTSDDDDVWGGFPSFLRRK; encoded by the coding sequence ATGGCAAAACAAGTACGACCTGAAGTTGAATCGTTTGCACGCATCCGGGTCGTCGGTGTAGGAGGTTCAGGAGGCAACACCATCAATCACATGGTTTCTTCCCACGTCGTCGGCGTGGATTTCCTCGCGGTCAACACCGATGCGCAGGATCTCCAGAAGTCGAAGGCGAAGCGCAAGATCCACATCGGCCGCAACCTCACGCGCGGTCTCGGTACCGGCATGGATCCGGATTTGGGAAAGCAGGCGGCTGAAGAGACGCGCGAAGAAATCCAAGAAGCACTCAAAGGCTCCGACATGGTGTTCGTCACCTGTGGTATGGGGGGAGGCACCGGCACCGGTGCAGCTCCGGCGGTCGCGAAGATCGCGCGCGAATTGGGCGCACTCACCGTCGGCGTCGTTACGAAACCGTTTTCATTCGAAGGCGCGCAGCGCATGCGCTTGGCCGACAACGGCATCATGGAATTGCGCAAGTCCGTCGACGCGATCATCATCATCCCGAACGACAAGCTCATGCAGATCGTCTCGCGTGAGACCGGCATCAAGAACGCGTTCCAGATGTGCGATGACATCCTGAAGCAGGCGGTCGAAGGCATCTCCGACCTCATCACCACCACCGGCATCATCAACGTCGACTTCGCGGATGTGCGCACCATCATGCACAACGCAGGCTCAGCACTCATGGGTATCGGTACGGCGATCGGCGAGAAGCGCGCAGAAACGGCAGCTCGCCTCGCGATCAACTCTCCGCTCCTCGAAGTTTCCATCAACGGTGCGAAGGGCGTGCTCTTCTCTGTTGCCGGTGGCGACGACCTCTCCATGCTCGAAGTGCAGGAAGCGGCGAACGTCATCACCGAAGCGATCGATCCGGAAGCGAAGGTCATCTTCGGTGCCGTCACCGACGAGAATCTCAAGAAGGGTCAGGTCAAGGTTACCGTCATCGCGACCGGCTTCCCGGAGAGCCTCGGCGGCGGCAAAGTCGGCTATCCGACGACACCAATCGCCGTTCCGCAGCGCCTTTCCCGCAAGGAGCCTGAAATGACCCCGATCCGCAAAATGGAACCATCCCCGATCATCGAGAAGTCCGTCGTCCCACCATCCCGTGAGAAGAAGGAAGAATCCCCGATCATCAAGCGGGACGAGAAGAAGGACGAGGCCCCGAAAGAGCCACCGCGCCCGCAGGAAATCCAACCCATCCAAGGCACGAGCGACGATGACGATGTCTGGGGCGGATTCCCTTCCTTCCTTCGCCGCAAGTAA
- a CDS encoding FAD-dependent oxidoreductase yields MYDLAIVGGGPAGVAAAVYAARKRLKTILITDDWGGQSTVSPEIQNWIGDQAISGADLAKKLRAHVEAYKGEWLTIVSPHRAKTTVDNGTHITITCSDSSTHEARTLLIATGSNRRKLEIPGAAEYDNKGLTYCASCDGPLFADMDVAVIGGGNAAFETAMQLLAYCKTVTLFNRSETFRADELTVEKVLAHPKMRVEKNSTLLEVTGEKFVNGLRFKNAAGEEKKLDVAGIFVEIGLVPNTDWVKDVVKMNEIGQIIADPYTQRTSNARIWAAGDCTDGKYHQNNIAAGDAVKALEDIYAYVHMEKDHQPATASISEIVV; encoded by the coding sequence ATGTATGACCTCGCAATCGTCGGTGGCGGCCCCGCAGGGGTAGCAGCAGCCGTATACGCAGCGCGCAAGCGCCTGAAGACCATCCTCATCACCGATGATTGGGGCGGCCAGAGCACCGTTTCTCCGGAAATCCAGAACTGGATCGGCGATCAGGCCATCAGTGGCGCCGATCTCGCGAAGAAACTCCGCGCACATGTCGAAGCCTATAAGGGCGAATGGCTCACCATCGTCTCTCCGCACCGCGCAAAGACGACGGTCGATAACGGCACGCACATCACCATCACCTGTTCCGACAGTTCCACCCACGAAGCACGCACCCTTCTCATCGCCACCGGCTCCAACCGCCGCAAACTCGAAATCCCGGGCGCGGCGGAATACGACAATAAAGGCCTCACCTACTGCGCCTCGTGCGATGGACCCCTGTTCGCTGACATGGACGTCGCCGTCATCGGCGGCGGCAACGCCGCGTTCGAAACCGCGATGCAGCTCCTCGCGTACTGCAAGACCGTCACCCTTTTCAATCGCTCCGAGACGTTCCGCGCCGACGAACTCACTGTCGAGAAAGTACTCGCACACCCGAAGATGCGCGTCGAGAAGAATTCCACGCTTCTGGAAGTCACCGGCGAGAAATTCGTGAACGGTCTGCGCTTCAAGAATGCTGCCGGCGAAGAGAAGAAGCTTGATGTCGCGGGTATCTTCGTCGAGATCGGCCTTGTCCCGAACACCGACTGGGTGAAGGACGTCGTGAAGATGAACGAGATCGGCCAGATCATCGCCGATCCGTACACCCAGCGCACCTCCAACGCCCGCATCTGGGCGGCGGGTGATTGCACCGACGGCAAGTACCACCAGAACAACATCGCCGCAGGAGACGCCGTGAAGGCGCTCGAAGACATCTACGCCTACGTCCACATGGAAAAGGACCACCAGCCCGCGACTGCCAGCATATCCGAAATCGTAGTCTAA
- a CDS encoding class I SAM-dependent methyltransferase: MIDLNLDPGFMNHYQSCARYFRQNIPTKTAHAGVMQGASVVYGRETISGDAVIGGIYDAEYRGTETRYRYLSPLHTERGFELVTNCTIDRASHLSIVDVGAGSGETLKFFASRLRVPPQQLYGVDVSGVSVSLLKNEGFNGSVGRLESVGYPAGSFDLTFLSYFIDYDLDQASTFKEAIRVTKPGGLIVIEGLFPVRPPAELVAFMRSPAVTRGQKHWEDILLVSEWFKQREFPGVRIRLARIAVGERYVYSRFGFKKLPSYFLAFHLENTRSFVQ; this comes from the coding sequence ATGATTGATCTCAATCTGGACCCCGGGTTTATGAACCACTATCAATCCTGTGCGCGTTATTTTCGGCAGAATATACCGACCAAGACGGCACACGCTGGCGTTATGCAGGGTGCGAGTGTGGTGTATGGTCGCGAGACCATTTCAGGCGATGCGGTAATAGGTGGAATATACGACGCTGAATATCGAGGGACAGAGACCCGGTATCGATATCTGAGCCCTCTCCATACGGAACGAGGATTCGAACTGGTGACTAATTGTACTATCGATAGAGCGTCTCATCTTTCAATTGTAGATGTTGGTGCTGGAAGTGGAGAGACACTTAAGTTCTTTGCATCGAGATTGCGCGTTCCTCCTCAACAGCTGTACGGTGTCGATGTAAGTGGTGTGAGTGTCTCATTGCTTAAGAATGAGGGATTTAACGGTAGCGTGGGGCGTCTTGAATCCGTTGGATATCCTGCCGGATCATTCGACCTTACTTTCTTAAGTTACTTCATTGATTATGACCTTGATCAGGCGTCGACCTTCAAGGAGGCGATTCGTGTGACAAAGCCGGGGGGATTGATCGTAATTGAGGGATTATTCCCAGTACGTCCTCCCGCCGAACTCGTGGCTTTTATGAGATCTCCTGCAGTGACGAGAGGTCAGAAGCACTGGGAGGATATTTTACTCGTTAGCGAATGGTTCAAGCAAAGAGAGTTTCCAGGAGTACGCATCCGCCTTGCTCGGATTGCAGTAGGGGAGCGGTATGTATACAGCCGCTTCGGATTCAAGAAACTACCCTCATACTTTCTCGCGTTCCATTTAGAAAATACAAGATCTTTTGTGCAGTGA
- a CDS encoding tail fiber domain-containing protein: protein MSTTSTTLFLTALVTGAGSLCLDANKQVVYNGASDSCLSSTRDTKEEINPLVTEALEQVLALNPVSFRYKHGDGRTRYGFIAEDAADVDAHLATYDAQLNISGIDDRAILAILVGAIQDLARKLADLAEHLVTKELAFQRAVGESLTLTRELCIAEGANDASPLCLTKSQLNALLNQIGAAVLPSSVPPPAANDDVPDLPDASASPDDNGTPQQQQEPAYENPEPGLGTEALGPSPADAEPAPAMETTGS from the coding sequence ATGTCAACGACATCGACCACTCTCTTCCTTACGGCCCTCGTCACCGGCGCCGGTTCCCTCTGCCTCGATGCGAACAAGCAGGTGGTCTACAACGGCGCGTCAGACAGCTGCCTCTCCTCGACGCGCGACACGAAGGAGGAAATCAATCCCCTCGTGACCGAAGCTCTCGAGCAGGTCCTCGCGCTCAACCCGGTCTCCTTCAGATACAAGCATGGCGACGGCCGCACCCGATACGGCTTCATCGCCGAAGACGCGGCCGACGTGGACGCTCATCTCGCCACCTATGATGCCCAATTGAATATCTCCGGCATCGACGACCGCGCCATCCTCGCCATCCTCGTCGGCGCCATCCAGGACCTCGCCCGTAAACTCGCGGACCTGGCGGAACACCTCGTCACGAAGGAACTGGCATTCCAGCGCGCCGTCGGCGAAAGCCTGACGCTCACGCGCGAACTCTGCATCGCCGAGGGCGCGAACGACGCTTCCCCGCTCTGCCTTACCAAATCCCAGCTCAACGCCCTGCTAAACCAGATCGGCGCCGCCGTGCTCCCCTCATCCGTGCCGCCTCCAGCGGCTAATGACGACGTCCCGGACCTCCCCGATGCTTCGGCATCGCCCGACGATAATGGGACACCCCAACAGCAACAAGAGCCAGCGTACGAGAACCCGGAGCCGGGCTTGGGGACTGAAGCACTCGGTCCTAGCCCTGCGGATGCCGAACCTGCACCCGCGATGGAAACCACGGGCAGCTAA
- a CDS encoding DUF3768 domain-containing protein translates to MITAGVRELVAVWPLGVVLVHEQVKRFEDFTPDNDPQGEHDFGSFEHVGEMLFWKIDYYAKDLEFGSENPADAGITTRVLTIMLADEY, encoded by the coding sequence ATGATCACGGCCGGCGTTCGGGAGTTGGTCGCGGTGTGGCCCCTCGGCGTCGTGCTAGTCCACGAACAGGTGAAGCGCTTTGAAGATTTCACCCCAGACAATGACCCTCAGGGTGAACATGACTTCGGCAGCTTCGAGCATGTCGGCGAGATGCTGTTCTGGAAGATTGACTATTACGCCAAGGATCTCGAGTTCGGGTCTGAGAATCCGGCTGACGCGGGTATCACGACGCGGGTACTCACGATCATGCTCGCGGATGAGTACTGA